The Arachis ipaensis cultivar K30076 chromosome B07, Araip1.1, whole genome shotgun sequence genomic interval ataattattattgtaAATATCATATCATAGAGCATTATTATACATAATGGaatataaaatattatcaatTATGAATGTCCTATCATCAAGGAGTATGAAATATTATCAGTTAACGGGGTATAAATTTTTATAATGTATTTTTATTAATTAGTAAGTGATTTAGATAAATAATATCCtactattatttattttaaaacctTCATGTATAAATAAATCTTAAAGAGAAAATTTCAACACTCATTAAGTTTACAAGTTTATATTATTCTAACTTTTGTATTGAATTTTTGTGTATTATTTGTGTGAaatacaaaatttatttttataaattaccaAGTATTATATTACGAGGATATTATCAAGATATAACTTTTctatattcttatatttattacttttcatcatatttttacaacaaaattaatattgtaagcacaagataaaaaaaaaattgaaaatttattgAAAGGCCATTTTTCCCAAAATATACTCTAACGTTGGGCCTTGTTTTGGTTTTTGGTCTTTTTTAGCCATTTCTTTCCAACCCACAATATCGTGGATTCCACTCTCGGCTAAATCCTTCCTCAGCGAGCAaccttttattataattaattaatcttTCTAATTAATTACATCTTTTAGACGTTCATTTGTTCTGCtagtatattaaattaataaattattaatgacATAATCAGAAAAGCAGTGAAAGAAGAGAAGGGTTGTCCCTGTCTATAAtccagggttttttttttttccaaaccaAATTTCCATTTAGTTACATTTTGaatttagaagaaaataaaatgttAAAAAGAAAAGAGAGTAGTAGAAAAGTTCACAAAGGAAGCCAATAATTGGTTGTTTTAGTCCAAGTTTATGATTGGTCTGATTTTTGTTTCGCacaagacaaaaataattaattcattaCGTTAGTACTTTGATATAATTGCTAATTACACTTCAAGCAGATAAATTATTGCATACCATGCAAGATATGATAACTTCTGAACCCACTAGAGACAACAAGTCATTCCTTCTCAGTTGAGCTGTATTATATAANNNNNNNNNNNNNNNNNNNNNNNNNNNNNNNNNNNNGTATaggatatattttaaaatatctttggATAAATTTATCTCcaacaaattttattatattgagattttTTACCtttataaaagtaaaatatataaGTATCTATTTTAGTCAGTCctgttatttttatttagatAAATATGTCTTTAAATGTGTGATACAAAATTTTATATTCTTACTTTTGTAAAATTTAGGTATCTTaacataataaaatatttttgaagacAAAAACATTCTATCCAAAATTCTTTAGGAACctattaaaaatatactaaaaaaaaaactaatttaatatttCAAAACACTACTTATATCTATATTTCGTGTAGCAAATATGATTTTGTTTACCCATATTCTTTTCTTAGTATTTCATAATTGCAAACAAATGCAACATTGAAGAACTAAAACACTATTTTCATAGAGGAGGATGTTTGTGACAATTTACTAAGTAGTTTTTTTCCTATAGAAAAAGCATTTAAACTAGTCAGATAATGAGAAcagaaaaaatatttatattgcctccaaaaattatattaatttgaACCCGTATTTATAATAAGTTGGCCCTACTACTAAAAGTATCTAGCTCAGGTTCAAATGGTTAACCTGCTGCCAAGCTTTCGGTTTATATAGCTTTAGTTTATCTTCAGTTGCACAAAACTCGATTGTATCCCCATATGTCTCTAATTTCTTTATCTGTTTCTAGCTCATCAATTAGAAGTTTAGAACTATATCATCTGATAAATTTGCAGATTTTGTAGCAAAATCCATtatttactaataattaaaatgAAGTAGGATTTATACAAAAATGTTTTAAACTCTACATACATGGGAACCCAACAACACTGAGAGAGAGATAGTACATCCTGTTATACAAAATTCATATACAGCTATATGAACTGTTTTTTAAGTACACGTGATTTCTATAATACAATCAATTCCTGAATCTACACAATGAAATATTTACATCAACGAATTGCAAGCTCCAATGTCACACTTCATACATTCAAATTCATCCAGATCTCTTGACTCCAAATTCAGGCACAATGTTTGATTCTCAAAAGAGACAGAGAGTGAGAGACAGGAATCAGCATAGCAGTATTATAACATTTTCATACAGAGGTTAGAGCATCACAAACTGCTTTATTCTTGAACCATAATCTGCTCCCTCATGGTTCACAagttccttcttttttttttcttttttttaaacagTATTTACATTATACACAGTTATTGGCTTAACCACAAAAGTGGGATTTCTTCATGCAGACACAAGGAATCACAATGATTAGTGTTTGTCCATCAGGTGTTTCGAAGAGCCGAAAGCCAGTTTTCCACATATTTCTTGCTCTCTGCAGATAGGAAAACAGTGATGCTATTTAGTACAACGATCTTAGTCAGAAGGAATTATGAATTTGAAATGCTAAAATTTGATTGTGCATGCAATTaataagtaaataaaagaaatcaaacgcCACCTAATCTTTGTAACTATTGATTTACCGTGTTTTCGTACTAAACAGTATTATTCAATGTGAACACAGTCCAAGTGAACATCAACCTTTTATGTCAATGTTACTACAGAAAAAGTTCACCCGAACTTTTCCATTGGATTTAAAACTAGCTCATGATTGTGAACATCAACCCCAAATCACATTTACCTAATTCTGAATTTAAATATAGATGCAGCAAGATCGCTCACTCCTCTGCTTATCTTCATTTATAACATGATTTTTAACTTTGTTTATAAGAGAAAGGGGCAAAAATCCACAAGATATGCAATATGAATTGCAAAATGATATGCCTAACAATTCAGACAGCTAAGTCTAACCAAAAATTTATATGTAGCTAGTCTTCTTTCGACTAGCAGATTGTATTGTATTTCCATagctgatgaaaaaaaaaaacctttcatGGTGTTAAAAATATGAAACCAACATTCTGAAAGGATTTTATTTTCTTAACTACTGTTCAATCAAAACCCATGTCTTTAAATTATAATGACTTCTTAAAACAGAAGAGAAACTTAAATTGACAACTGCTTAAGGACGAACTCTCATAGATGTTAATGAAAAGATGCTCTTACCATCTGAATAACTATCAGGGAAGTTCCCAACACCGCTCAGAAAGTTGCTTCCCGGGTCTTCCACCATCATATCATAAGCTTGTTCTCGCCCGTAGCAGGGAACCAGCACGGCAAAGCTGTTATCTGTTTCATCATCACTTGGGAACCCAGGTCCATGAGGTTCCAACCAGCCAATTGACCAGTCAGAATCATCGGATTCAGAACCAGAGACACATCCACCATCAGATGGAACCAGAACAACATCATATTCCCTATCCATCTTCCTCTCTTCCCTACTATGCCATTTACGCTTCACCCTCCTCGTCGAAGAGCCCATGTTAGCCTGCTTGAGCAAAGGAAACCTCAAAACATCCGATTCCCACATATTCGAATCGGCTGAAGGATTTATCAAAGAACCGTTTGAGATTCTTGGCTCTTGATGCTTTCCACTCCATAACCACCATGATAGGTTGGTAAAAGCCACAGCCATTTACCCAGCGGTGTCAAAATTCTGCAGCAAAACTCTTTGATAATCCAATAGGCACAAGCTCTTGTTGAACAAGAAAGCTATCTCTTGCAGGAGAAACCTATAATGAAGAACTTGATTAATTACTACAAAACCACACCAAAACAAAGAAGCCCTATCAATCAAAGTGAAAACAAtgttgatgaaaaagaagaaaagaacgaAAATCCCacgttttaaattttaaagaagtATCTGAATAAGAAAACACGAGTATGTTTTTTCCTCTATATAAAcctttttgaagaaaaaaaaacgtGTATGACAAGAAAATGGTAGGTGCTAGTTGAATTCCAAGAACAAACAGCTAGTAGAGTTGAATTGTTCAGCATGGCTATTCAATGGTTTTTGTGGCCACCATATATAAGTTCAAGAGAAAGACAAATACAAACTCTTAGCATTGGTGCTAAAATTTTGTTTGTTATATACATTGAATGTATACACCCAAAAAACAAAGCCAAAAACAATATTCTAAAGTACATTGAATCAAGACAATTATTCTCAAAACAGTAAGAAACAATTAAAATCGACCTTGACACATAAGCAAGTATAATACGCAATttagaagaaattaaaaaataaaaaataaaattgttaaaACAAACACAACAGAatccaataaaaaaaatctttttaatatttttcgtAATCGGATAACAAAGTCGAGAAAAGATGAGAGGAACTGAAAAGCTGAACGCCAAAAACCGGTTTCGAAAGTTCGCTTTTTTTTAGGAAGATTCAGAGCATCAAGGAACTCCTAATTAAGGTTAAAACAAAAAAaggtaaataataaaagaactgacaaaaaataaaaaatcgccATTAATCATGAATGAATACCTAAGCGTTAAAATCTGAGAAAGTgtctattattaaaaaatttagccCCAAAAAGTACCAGCCAATCGAAACCCTCGTTTTCACGAACAATGGATGACCTTTTTTTCCCCAACTTACAGAAAAAGGGAACAACAAAGAAgttggaagaaagaaagagagagagagaaacgcaAACGCTTAAGGTTCTTTTATATAATAGGAAGTGCAGGCACCGTTGGATGAATCGGGTAAACACGTGGCCTGAGGAGAGACGTTGGATGGGTTACGGGTGTTCCAATCATGTGAGAATGTTGTTCAGTGGGTGCAGAAACAGGTAACAACTAACGAGAGTCACAAGTAATTTTGACTATAGACGCATCAAATATTGTGTTTTAAAATACTCAGTCAGTATATTATATTNNNNNNNNNNNNNNNNNNNNNNNNNNNNNNNNNNNNNNNNNNNNNNNNNNNNNNNNNNNNNNNNNNNNNNNNNNNNNNNNNNNNNNNNNNNNNNNNNNNNNNNNNNNNNNNNNNNNNNNNNNagataaattaaatttttattatttattttattttatattttttatatttatatttttttattctattttcaaaatcaataacTTAAAGGATTACGTGGACCAGGAATAGAGAATAATAAAAGAGGTGGTGAATTACTTCATAAGCAGCCAACTGAAAGAGGAGAAAGAAAGGGGGATTTGGGTTGTTATAGCGTAGCGTGCACCCAAATTCGCAGAGTGAAACGACCGTTGAACTCCACGTGGCCATTTGGCGGGTATGGATTGCTTTTCTGTTTCGTCCAGTTCGTTTAGTTCCTGTTTGTTTGAATAATTTACATATGATTCCGCTAATTTCTTTCTTCCGCTAATCTCTTTCTTTAATAGTGTAATAGAGAAATAGTGATTGCTATGCCCCCTAAAAGTGTTTGTCTAACTTACTAAAAAgggttaaaaattaatatttaattttaaaagtataaaagtaaataattattatttattcaaATGTTGTCATAAAAAATAAGTTAGGCAAAAGTTAGGCACCAAGTTATAGGTACCATAGAATTCACCTAGAGAAATATTAGATCAGAGAAACTCTACATTCTACATCCATATAATTTCTTCATCCAAGCTATTTAAGTATTTTCTTCTAGACACGCCTCCTCCACTTCCTCACTCATTTGTCATACACGCGCCTCATATAACATAAGTTTTTTGCTGCGTGATAAACATTTCCTCAACGTAAAACTTTCTGCTATAACCTAAACCTTA includes:
- the LOC107609511 gene encoding uncharacterized protein LOC107609511 — its product is MAVAFTNLSWWLWSGKHQEPRISNGSLINPSADSNMWESDVLRFPLLKQANMGSSTRRVKRKWHSREERKMDREYDVVLVPSDGGCVSGSESDDSDWSIGWLEPHGPGFPSDDETDNSFAVLVPCYGREQAYDMMVEDPGSNFLSGVGNFPDSYSDESKKYVENWLSALRNT